One Salminus brasiliensis chromosome 5, fSalBra1.hap2, whole genome shotgun sequence DNA segment encodes these proteins:
- the LOC140555546 gene encoding uncharacterized protein, whose protein sequence is MKQTAFNIRRRMLCVVFLLTTISTQVLASIKFVPVGRTIRIPCEGYGNHSFATWSYTREDKSSETVVSERKGITFHGKMIRKKLLRDFYLEISPFTEQDKGIYVCKLCTNTQECTESKPISLVPQYETSPSLETHFVTEGGRFSYSCPRNGTLKVGWTFEVRGGNTVTHLNNELTDKGLLSILDVQPLDAGKYSCWGETLTGQRETVYLLTLCVLTAEEMTDSPQNCTLYCDADVATERDPVVVGTDKGNVSITGQINKPKSSVMCWLHSSSVETDRASLEDHNTTHSGATELRIPIHTVVLTSTCTAAFLVIVALVIVVWLLRQRRTAERTSSRDCQSATRGSLCDENETQVIYSMLEVVRYQQQSAITLDTECVYSQINL, encoded by the exons ATGAAACAGACTGCTTTTAACATAAGGAGGAGGATGCTCTGCGTTGTCTTTCTTTTGACTACTATCAGCACACAAGTTCTCG CCTCTATCAAATTTGTGCCAGTGGGGAGGACCATAAGGATACCATGTGAAGGTTATGGGAATCACTCATTTGCCACCTGGTCTTACACAAGAGAAGACAAGAGCTCTGAGACTGTTGTTAGTGAACGTAAAGGTATTACATTTCACGGAAAGATGATCAGGAAAAAGCTTCTGAGGGACTTTTATTTAGAAATCAGTCCTTTTACTGAGCAGGACAAAGGGATATATGTTTGCAAGCTCTGCACAAACACTCAGGAATGTACTGAGAGTAAACCGATATCCTTAGTACCGCAGTACG AAACTTCTCCATCCTTAGAAACACATTTTGTCACTGAAGGTGGCAGATTCAGTTATAGCTGTCCCCGTAATGGCACACTAAAGGTTGGATGGACATTTGAAGTACGAGGGGGAAACACGGTCACACATTTAAACAATGAACTGACAGACAAAGGTTTGTTGTCCATTTTGGATGTTCAGCCGCTTGATGCAGGGAAATACAGTTGTTGGGGAGAGACATTGACTGGACAGCGGGaaactgtttatttgctgactCTCTGTGTACTTACAG CTGAGGAGATGACTGATTCTCCTCAGAACTGCACTCTTTACTGTGACGCGGATGTCGCTACAGAGCGAGATCCAGTCGTTGTAGGGACTGATAAAGGGAACGTCTCAATTACTggacaaataaacaaaccaaaGAGTTCTGTGATGTGCTGGCTGCACAGCAGCAGTGTAGAGACTGACAGAGCAAGTCTGGAAGACCATAATACTACTCATTCAG GTGCCACTGAGCTCAGAATTCCTATACACACAGTCGTGTTAACAAGTACATGTACAGCTGCTTTTCTCGTTATTGTGGCTCTTGTCATAGTTGTGTGGCTTTTACGACAGAGAAGGACTGCAG AAAGAACCTCGAGCAGAGACTGTCAATCAGCAACCAGGGGGAGCTTATGT GATGAAAATGAGACCCAGGTGATTTATTCTATGCTGGAAGTCGTCAGGTATCAACAACAGAGTGCCATCACATTGGacactgagtgtgtgtacagCCAGATTAATCTCTAA
- the cyp4t8 gene encoding cytochrome P450 4T8 has protein sequence MEILEYFRDITNAYLEPLRFYHVLGVMCVIYIGMLLTKVVQQRKKMTAAFEQFPGPPGHWLFGNTHEFLQDGHDLEKITAWGEKYPYAFPLWFGPNLSILNIHHPAYVKTILASTEPKDDFAYRFLTSWIGEGLLVSAGQRWFRHRRLLTPGFHYDILKPYVKLMSDSAKIMLDKWEAYAKTEESFELFQHVSLMTLDSIMKCAFSYHSNCQTEGGTNKYINAVYDLCDLVNIRFRIFLYHIDFIFHLSPHGYKYRRACRIAHKHTAEVIRKRKEVLAKEMAQDISQRKRNLDFLDILLCARDEKQQGLSDEDIRAEVDTFMFEGHDTTASGISWMLYAMACNPEHQEKCRVEIQQALEGKDSMDWEDLSKIPYTTMCIKESLRLYPPVPGMARKLSKPMTFFDGRIVPEGYIVGTSVYGIHRNATVWENPHVFDPLRFLPENTAKRSPHAFVPFSAGPRNCIGQNFAMNEMKVVVALALKKYILIKDPDHVPKMLPRLVLRSINGVNIKIKLVENEL, from the exons ATGGAGATCTTGGAGTATTTTAGGGACATCACCAATGCATATCTCGAACCACTTCGCTTCTATCATGTTTTGGGGGTCATGTGTGTGATCTACATCGGGATGCTGCTGACTAAAGTGGTGcaacagagaaaaaaaatgacggctgcattcgaacagttcCCAGGACCACCTGGACACTGGCTGTTTGGAAACACCCACGAG TTTTTGCAAGATGGACATGACTTGGAGAAGATAACTGCTTGGGGAGAAAAGTATCCCTATGCCTTCCCATTGTGGTTTGGCCCTAACTTATCCATTTTAAATATCCACCATCCAGCTTATGTAAAGACCATTCTGGCATCAACAG AACCAAAGGATGACTTTGCATACAGATTCCTCACCTCTTGGATAG GTGAAGGTTTACTCGTGTCAGCAGGGCAGAGGTGGTTTCGCCACAGAAGACTCCTCACCCCTGGCTTCCATTATGATATCTTGAAGCCATACGTGAAACTAATGTCAGATTCAGCCAAGATTATGCTG GACAAGTGGGAAGCCTATGCCAAAACAGAGGAGTCTTTTGAGCTTTTTCAGCACGTAAGTTTGATGACACTGGACAGCATAATGAAGTGTGCTTTCAGCTACCATAGTAACTGTCAGACAGAGGG TGGAACcaacaaatacataaatgcaGTGTACGACCTGTGCGACCTGGTGAACATCCGCTTCAGAATCTTTCTTTATCACATTGATTTCATCTTCCATCTCAGTCCACATGGCTACAAATACAGGAGAGCATGCAGAATTGCACACAAGCATACCG CGGAAGTCATAAGAAAGAGGAAAGAAGTTTTAGCTAAGGAAATGGCGCAGGACATTTCTCAGAGGAAGAGGAATTTAGACTTTCTGGATATTCTTCTCTGTGCTCGA GATGAGAAGCAGCAGGGCTTGTCGGATGAGGACATCCGAGCAGAGGTGGACACTTTTATGTTTGAGGGACATGACACTACAGCCAGTGGCATTTCCTGGATGTTGTATGCTATGGCCTGCAACCCTGAGCACCAGGAAAAGTGCAGAGTAGAGATCCAGCAAGCACTAGAGGGAAAAGACAGTATGGACTG ggagGACCTTAGTAAAATACCTTACACCACAATGTGCATTAAAGAATCCCTGCGTCTCTACCCTCCCGTACCAGGAATGGCACGGAAGTTGTCCAAACCCATGACCTTTTTTGATGGAAGAATAGTGCCTGAGG GTTATATTGTTGGAACCAGTGTTTATGGAATTCACAGGAATGCCACAGTTTGGGAGAACCCACAT GTGTTTGACCCACTAAGATTTCTGCCAGAAAACACAGCTAAGAGGTCCCCCCATGCCTTTGTGCCCTTCTCTGCAGGACCCAG GAACTGCATTGGGCAGAACTTTGCCATGAATGAGATGAAAGTGGTGGTGGCGCTGGCTTTGAAGAAGTATATTCTCATCAAGGACCCAGACCATGTTCCAAAGATGCTCCCTCGTTTAGTGCTCAGGTCCATCAATGGAGTAAACATCAAGATCAAATTAGTTGAGAATGAGCTTTAG
- the med18 gene encoding mediator of RNA polymerase II transcription subunit 18: MEAPPVTVMPVTGGTINMMEYLLQGSVLDQSLDSLLHRLRGLCDNMEPESFADHELVYLLKGQQGNPFILRARRSLAHPTAPWHLRYLGQPEVGDKSRHALVRNCVDVSASHSLPDFLNEMGFRMDHEFVAKGHIFRKGGLKVVVSKLSRVLVPGNTDNAEPLSLSYLVELSVLAPAGQDTVSEDMRSFAEQLKPLVHLEKIDPKRLM, translated from the exons ATGGAAGCCCCACCGGTCACCGTCATGCCCGTTACGGGGGGCACGATAAACATGATGGAGTATTTGCTGCAAG GCAGTGTACTGGACCAGTCCTTGGACAGTCTCCTCCATCGTCTAAGAGGTCTGTGTGACAACATGGAACCAGAGAGCTTTGCTGACCATGAACTAGTTTACCTTCTCAAAGGTCAGCAGGGAAACCCTTTTATACTCCGTGCCAGGCGCTCTCTTGCTCACCCCACTGCCCCCTGGCACCTGCGCTACCTTGGGCAGCCAGAGGTGGGTGATAAGAGTCGTCACGCCCTGGTTCGGAACTGTGTGGACGTTTCAGCCTCTCACAGCCTGCCGGACTTCCTCAACGAAATGGGCTTTCGAATGGACCATGAGTTCGTAGCCAAAGGGCATATTTTCCGCAAAGGTGGGCTCAAAGTGGTTGTGAGCAAACTGTCTAGGGTGCTTGTGCCGGGCAACACGGACAATGCTGAACCGCTGTCCCTCTCCTACCTAGTGGAACTTAGTGTTTTGGCGCCTGCTGGACAGGACACAGTGTCTGAGGACATGCGTAGCTTTGCAGAGCAACTCAAACCCCTCGTACACCTGGAGAAGATTGACCCCAAAAGGCTCATGTAG